Proteins encoded in a region of the Elusimicrobiota bacterium genome:
- the murD gene encoding UDP-N-acetylmuramoyl-L-alanine--D-glutamate ligase, with protein MKPFDPKAFKKGKLAGVLGLGRSGQSVARLLVKKGFKVLGSDVRPKAELTPILKTLPKAAKWEWNGHSKRLLACAFVVKSPGLKPDLPIFKSLAEKGIPVYSELEISLAFSKAKAVVAVTGTNGKSTTTQLAYEIFKAGLPRGRKALLAGNIGIPVSAVAPSSKPTDVIVLECSSYQLEDSAHFEPRASAILNLTADHLDHHGSMAAYMSAKAKVFREQGPGDACVFNADDPAVYRLSRECPSQRLYFGTKGIHVHAWEEGGKLHFKLPGSKKELALVPPRLPGRHNLENAMAAGLMGLARGLKPAAIQKAFKAFKGVEHRIEPCGVVRGIACVNDSKATNVDSTMVALKAYEPGGKRLLLVLGGLHKGFPYGPLKPWIERSVKGILTIGSAARRIEEDLSGLVPIFPCGDLRTAVETGLKIGEKGDTLLLSPACASFDQFQDFEDRGRRFKALVAAAAKSR; from the coding sequence ATGAAGCCGTTCGATCCCAAGGCCTTCAAAAAGGGCAAGCTGGCCGGCGTCCTCGGTCTAGGCCGTTCCGGCCAGTCGGTGGCGCGCCTGTTGGTGAAAAAAGGCTTTAAGGTCTTAGGGTCGGACGTCCGGCCGAAGGCCGAATTGACGCCGATCTTAAAAACGCTGCCGAAGGCAGCGAAATGGGAGTGGAACGGTCACTCCAAACGGCTTCTCGCCTGCGCGTTCGTCGTTAAAAGCCCCGGCTTAAAACCCGACCTTCCTATTTTCAAGTCCCTCGCCGAGAAGGGAATTCCGGTCTATAGCGAGCTGGAGATCTCCTTGGCGTTCTCCAAAGCCAAGGCGGTGGTCGCCGTCACCGGCACCAACGGCAAATCCACGACGACGCAGCTGGCTTACGAGATCTTCAAAGCGGGCCTCCCGCGCGGCCGCAAGGCCCTGCTGGCCGGCAACATCGGCATCCCGGTCTCGGCCGTCGCGCCGTCCTCCAAACCCACGGACGTGATCGTCCTCGAGTGCTCGAGCTACCAACTCGAGGACTCCGCCCATTTCGAGCCCCGCGCCTCGGCCATCCTCAACCTTACCGCCGACCACCTCGACCACCACGGCTCCATGGCCGCGTACATGTCCGCCAAGGCCAAGGTCTTCCGCGAACAGGGCCCCGGAGACGCCTGTGTGTTCAACGCCGACGATCCGGCGGTCTATCGGCTCTCCCGCGAATGCCCCTCGCAGCGGCTTTACTTCGGGACGAAAGGCATCCATGTCCACGCTTGGGAAGAGGGGGGCAAGCTCCATTTCAAGCTTCCCGGCTCGAAGAAGGAGCTGGCCCTCGTCCCGCCCCGCCTCCCGGGCCGCCACAACCTCGAGAACGCGATGGCGGCGGGGCTCATGGGACTCGCGCGGGGGCTGAAGCCCGCGGCGATCCAGAAGGCGTTCAAGGCCTTCAAGGGCGTCGAGCACCGCATCGAGCCGTGCGGCGTCGTGCGCGGCATCGCCTGCGTCAACGATTCCAAGGCCACGAACGTGGACTCGACCATGGTGGCCCTCAAGGCGTACGAGCCCGGCGGCAAGCGCCTCCTGCTCGTCCTGGGAGGCCTGCACAAGGGCTTCCCCTACGGCCCGCTCAAGCCCTGGATCGAGAGGTCGGTGAAGGGCATCCTCACCATCGGCTCGGCCGCGCGCCGCATCGAGGAGGACCTCTCCGGCCTGGTGCCGATCTTCCCGTGCGGCGACCTGCGGACCGCGGTGGAGACCGGGCTCAAGATCGGGGAGAAGGGGGACACCTTGCTCCTGTCACCCGCCTGCGCCTCCTTCGACCAGTTCCAGGACTTCGAGGACCGCGGACGCCGCTTCAAGGCCCTCGTCGCCGCCGCGGCGAAGTCCCGGTGA
- a CDS encoding phospho-N-acetylmuramoyl-pentapeptide-transferase — protein MLYYLHQLRDLFGPLNVFQYITFRAGGAAMTSLAVSLLLGPSLIRALRERKVGQMQRADGPQSHLSKHGTPTMGGALIFLAVVASTLLWMRPDNRFTWLLLSVTICLTAIGFWDDYLKLIKKDAKGAPSKAKFLIQVLVGLGVTTYLSVQPPNGSFTTMMNIPYGKELFVDLGVLYFAFAVLMIVGSSNAVNLTDGLDGLAAGTVMFCALGFAVLAYTSGNVKLAYYLRIVHVEGAGEIAVYLAGLIGACLGFLWFNSYPAQIFMGDTGSLFLGGVIAVVAMCVKQELLLPIIGGVFVLETLSVILQMASFKLRGGKRIFRMAPIHHHFELGGLAEPKVTVRFWIVSIVLMLAALASLKLR, from the coding sequence ATGCTCTATTACCTCCACCAGCTCCGCGACCTGTTCGGGCCGCTCAACGTCTTCCAATACATCACCTTCCGGGCCGGCGGCGCGGCCATGACGTCGCTCGCCGTCAGCCTGCTGCTCGGCCCCTCCCTGATCCGCGCCCTGCGCGAGCGCAAGGTCGGCCAGATGCAGCGCGCCGACGGGCCCCAGTCGCACCTCTCCAAGCACGGCACGCCGACGATGGGGGGCGCCCTGATCTTCCTCGCCGTCGTCGCCTCGACCTTGCTCTGGATGCGCCCCGACAACCGCTTCACCTGGCTGCTCCTGTCCGTGACGATCTGCCTGACGGCGATCGGCTTCTGGGACGACTACCTCAAGCTCATCAAGAAGGACGCCAAGGGCGCACCGTCCAAGGCCAAGTTCCTGATCCAGGTCCTCGTCGGCCTGGGCGTGACCACCTACCTCTCCGTGCAGCCGCCGAACGGCTCCTTCACCACGATGATGAACATCCCCTACGGCAAGGAGCTGTTCGTTGACCTGGGGGTGCTGTACTTCGCCTTCGCCGTCCTGATGATCGTCGGCTCCTCGAACGCGGTCAACCTCACCGACGGCCTCGACGGCCTCGCCGCGGGCACGGTCATGTTCTGCGCGCTGGGCTTCGCGGTGCTCGCCTACACCTCGGGCAACGTCAAGCTCGCGTACTACCTGCGCATCGTCCACGTCGAGGGCGCCGGAGAGATCGCCGTCTACCTCGCGGGCCTCATCGGCGCCTGCCTGGGCTTCCTCTGGTTCAACTCCTATCCGGCGCAGATCTTCATGGGCGACACCGGCTCCCTGTTCCTCGGCGGCGTCATCGCCGTCGTGGCGATGTGCGTGAAGCAGGAATTGCTCCTGCCGATCATCGGGGGCGTCTTCGTCCTGGAGACTTTGTCGGTGATCCTGCAGATGGCCTCCTTCAAGCTCCGGGGGGGCAAGCGCATCTTCCGCATGGCCCCGATCCACCATCACTTCGAGCTCGGCGGCCTCGCCGAGCCGAAGGTGACGGTGAGATTCTGGATCGTGAGCATCGTGCTCATGCTTGCCGCGTTGGCGTCCCTCAAGCTGCGATGA
- a CDS encoding UDP-N-acetylmuramoyl-tripeptide--D-alanyl-D-alanine ligase — MRLDLTWGEFARAAGGRLTRGDAAAPVDSLTTDTRSLKPGQAFWALVGEKIDAHSLLTPDFAARATGWVVAEGKLAADAPRPGHVVEVPDTLKALQALAHFHRKRFDIPVAGIVGSNGKTTTKEMLKSICAQVGPVCATPGNWNNEIGVPLSVLELLPEHRYGIFELAACRKGEIAELALVIQPTVALLTNIGPDHLESFGTIETTFQTNSEVIAVLPEDGAAVINADDPWLAALETRLGARAVTYGTGSSCKVRIEGKDGLIIDRHRLTVKLRAFGEFNRYNAAGAAAAAWAMGLAPDAIRAGLEAHAPGMLRQEPLAHPSGASLVLDAYNANPASMRASIAAFCEEFPARTKTLVLGDMKELGPDSPRFHRELGEWLATLDLKAVYLAGPEMKPAADALSAAKPRFAVEHTLDAKSYIKGLKSMLTIRDAVLFKASRAMRLEELAKAL; from the coding sequence ATGAGGCTTGATCTGACGTGGGGCGAGTTCGCGCGGGCGGCCGGGGGGAGATTGACCCGCGGCGACGCCGCGGCGCCCGTCGACTCGTTGACGACCGACACCCGGAGCCTGAAGCCGGGGCAGGCGTTCTGGGCCCTGGTCGGGGAGAAGATCGACGCCCACTCGCTGCTGACCCCCGACTTCGCCGCCCGCGCGACGGGCTGGGTCGTCGCGGAGGGGAAGCTCGCCGCGGACGCGCCGCGACCCGGCCACGTCGTCGAGGTCCCCGACACGCTGAAGGCCCTGCAGGCCCTCGCCCACTTCCACCGCAAGCGCTTCGACATCCCCGTCGCCGGCATCGTCGGCTCGAACGGGAAGACGACGACGAAGGAGATGCTCAAGTCCATCTGCGCCCAGGTCGGCCCCGTGTGCGCGACCCCCGGCAACTGGAACAACGAGATCGGCGTGCCGCTGTCCGTGCTCGAGCTCCTGCCCGAGCACCGCTACGGCATCTTCGAGCTCGCCGCCTGCCGCAAGGGGGAGATCGCGGAGCTGGCGCTCGTGATCCAGCCGACCGTCGCCCTGCTCACGAACATCGGCCCCGACCACCTGGAGAGCTTCGGCACGATCGAGACCACGTTTCAGACGAACTCGGAGGTCATCGCGGTCCTCCCCGAGGACGGCGCGGCCGTGATCAACGCCGACGACCCGTGGCTGGCGGCGCTGGAGACCCGGCTGGGCGCGCGCGCGGTCACCTACGGGACGGGGTCGAGCTGCAAGGTGCGCATCGAGGGCAAGGACGGCCTGATCATCGACCGGCACCGCCTGACGGTCAAGCTGCGGGCCTTCGGAGAGTTCAATCGCTACAACGCCGCGGGCGCCGCCGCCGCGGCCTGGGCGATGGGCCTGGCGCCGGACGCGATCCGCGCCGGCCTCGAGGCGCACGCGCCGGGCATGCTGCGCCAGGAGCCGCTGGCGCACCCGAGCGGGGCCTCGCTCGTCCTCGACGCGTACAACGCCAACCCCGCGTCCATGCGCGCCTCCATCGCCGCCTTCTGCGAGGAGTTCCCGGCCCGGACGAAGACGCTCGTCCTCGGGGACATGAAGGAGCTGGGGCCCGATTCTCCCCGCTTCCACCGCGAGCTGGGGGAGTGGCTGGCCACCCTCGACCTGAAGGCCGTCTATCTGGCCGGCCCCGAGATGAAGCCGGCGGCCGACGCGCTGTCCGCCGCCAAGCCGCGCTTCGCGGTCGAGCACACGCTCGACGCGAAGTCCTATATCAAGGGGCTAAAATCCATGCTGACGATCCGAGACGCCGTGCTGTTCAAGGCGTCCCGCGCGATGCGGCTCGAGGAGCTCGCCAAGGCGCTTTAA
- a CDS encoding UDP-N-acetylmuramoyl-L-alanyl-D-glutamate--2,6-diaminopimelate ligase has translation MTLAELLRAAATRRVAGSVDLPISGLRHDSREVAPGDLFFAMPGAKTDGNRHARQALENGAVAVVSELEPPPPPAVIKGTWVQVEDIALAMAVLSDSFYGHPSGAMTMVGVTGTNGKTTTTYLLESIVKAAGGRPAVAGTIENRLDGERLEKSINTTPISLTLTKLLARFRDGGATHGLMEVSSHALALKRVESVDFDACIFLNLTRDHLDFHKTVDAYFDAKARLFDLLARADNKKSPKVAALNFDDPRAHLLVKKAVDCEVIRFGLTEAATDLKGNIGKADLNGTAFGVTFRGKRYDAHLRLPGRHNVENAMAAAAAMLGLNVSPENVFNGIAALRAVPGRLESISEGQDFHVFVDYAHTDSALESILALLRSLPHRRIITVVGCGGDRDKTKRGPMGVAACRGGDFAYFTSDNPRSEDPAAILHDIESGVSAAHLQNYKMIPDRSEAIAAAIAAARPGDVVLIAGKGHEDQQILRDRTIPFDDRAAAREALKALR, from the coding sequence GTGACGCTCGCCGAGCTGCTCCGCGCCGCGGCGACGCGGCGCGTCGCCGGGTCCGTGGACCTGCCGATCTCCGGCCTGCGCCACGATTCCCGCGAGGTCGCGCCGGGAGACCTGTTCTTCGCCATGCCCGGCGCCAAGACCGACGGGAACCGGCACGCGCGCCAAGCCCTGGAAAACGGAGCCGTCGCCGTCGTCAGCGAGCTCGAGCCTCCGCCTCCGCCCGCCGTCATCAAAGGCACCTGGGTCCAGGTGGAGGACATCGCCCTGGCCATGGCGGTCCTCTCCGATTCGTTCTACGGGCATCCGTCGGGGGCGATGACGATGGTCGGGGTCACCGGAACCAACGGGAAGACCACGACCACCTACCTTCTCGAGTCCATCGTCAAGGCGGCCGGAGGACGGCCCGCCGTCGCGGGGACGATCGAGAACCGGCTGGACGGGGAGCGGCTGGAGAAGTCGATCAACACGACGCCGATCTCGCTGACGCTGACGAAATTGCTGGCCAGATTCCGGGACGGCGGGGCGACGCACGGGCTGATGGAGGTCTCGTCGCACGCGCTGGCGCTCAAACGGGTCGAGAGCGTCGATTTCGATGCATGTATATTTTTGAATCTGACGCGGGACCATTTGGATTTTCACAAGACCGTGGACGCTTACTTCGACGCGAAGGCGAGACTTTTCGATCTGTTGGCGCGGGCCGACAACAAGAAATCCCCGAAGGTGGCGGCGCTCAATTTCGACGATCCCCGGGCGCATTTATTGGTCAAGAAGGCGGTGGACTGCGAGGTCATACGCTTCGGGCTGACGGAGGCCGCGACGGACCTCAAAGGGAATATAGGCAAAGCGGATTTGAACGGAACGGCATTTGGAGTAACCTTCCGGGGCAAACGGTATGACGCCCACCTGCGTCTCCCGGGGAGACACAACGTCGAGAACGCCATGGCGGCCGCCGCCGCCATGCTCGGATTGAACGTATCGCCTGAGAACGTTTTTAACGGCATTGCGGCGCTTCGCGCCGTACCAGGGAGGCTGGAATCGATATCGGAAGGACAGGACTTCCACGTATTCGTCGATTATGCCCACACTGACAGCGCCTTGGAGTCGATCCTCGCCCTTCTCCGTTCCTTGCCGCATCGCCGCATCATCACGGTCGTGGGATGCGGAGGCGATCGCGACAAGACCAAGCGCGGCCCCATGGGCGTCGCCGCGTGCCGCGGCGGGGATTTCGCTTACTTCACCAGCGACAATCCTCGTTCCGAAGACCCGGCGGCGATCCTTCACGACATCGAATCCGGAGTGAGCGCGGCTCATCTCCAAAATTATAAGATGATACCCGACAGGTCCGAAGCGATCGCCGCGGCGATCGCCGCGGCCCGGCCCGGCGACGTGGTGCTGATCGCCGGCAAGGGCCACGAGGACCAGCAGATTTTGCGAGACCGCACGATCCCGTTCGACGATCGCGCGGCCGCGCGCGAGGCTTTGAAGGCACTGAGATGA
- a CDS encoding penicillin-binding protein 2, producing MDLGFRLTVAATLALSPLLPLGVRLAYLQVLRHDNLSTRASGEFARTAKEAAPRADLIDRRGRVLARSIPSWSCFVDKAMVKDPNAFGARLAPLLKLPAPEIARKTRAANRFAWLKTKLSLEEFQKLSEARVEGLGLVPAQERVYPNGDLARGVLGLVGAEGKGLAGLELSQDKRLTGRARRMEVIRDGQGRSIYKSVSDAGDEPDPLKLTLDRTAQFLAEEALREGGEKGQFKEGVVAIQDPRNGEILAMAAWPPDPLRNPLVQDAFEPGSTFKIVTALAAVDDRVVRPDELFNGEGGKFQLTPGVTITDHEPEGNMTLAQVMERSSNIGTAKVVERVGAARFYRLARAFGFGAKTGAPLPGESAGELKPLSDLTKVGLAVSSYGYGLAVSPLQMLGAYSAIANGGTLWEPKLIADGKPPVKVRRVASERAVREVSAMLEGVVERGTAASARIPGYRAAGKTGTARKIDPLTRKYSSSAYTASFAGYLPASAPRWTILVVLHEPKGAYYGGLVAAPIFARLGSRLLTLEGLPPDHPADPALGTARR from the coding sequence ATGGACCTCGGATTCCGGCTGACCGTCGCCGCCACCCTGGCGCTGTCGCCGCTCCTGCCGCTCGGCGTCCGCCTCGCCTACCTCCAGGTCCTCCGGCACGACAACCTCTCCACCCGGGCCTCGGGCGAGTTCGCGCGCACCGCCAAGGAAGCGGCCCCGCGCGCCGACCTGATCGACCGCCGCGGCCGCGTGCTCGCGCGGTCCATCCCTTCCTGGTCGTGCTTCGTGGACAAGGCGATGGTCAAGGATCCGAACGCCTTCGGCGCGAGGCTCGCGCCGCTGCTCAAGCTGCCCGCCCCCGAGATCGCGAGGAAGACCCGCGCCGCCAACCGCTTCGCCTGGCTGAAAACGAAGCTGTCCCTCGAGGAGTTCCAGAAGCTCTCCGAGGCGCGCGTCGAGGGCCTGGGCCTCGTGCCCGCGCAGGAGCGCGTGTACCCGAACGGCGACCTCGCGCGCGGCGTCCTCGGCCTGGTCGGAGCCGAGGGCAAGGGCCTCGCCGGGCTCGAGCTGTCGCAGGACAAGCGCCTGACCGGGCGCGCGCGCCGCATGGAGGTCATCCGCGACGGGCAGGGACGCTCCATCTACAAGAGCGTCTCCGACGCCGGCGACGAGCCCGATCCCCTGAAGCTGACGCTCGACCGGACCGCCCAGTTCCTCGCGGAGGAGGCGCTGCGCGAGGGCGGCGAGAAGGGCCAGTTCAAGGAAGGCGTCGTCGCGATCCAGGACCCGCGCAACGGCGAGATCCTGGCGATGGCCGCGTGGCCGCCGGACCCGCTGCGCAACCCGCTGGTCCAGGACGCCTTCGAGCCCGGCTCGACCTTCAAGATCGTCACGGCGCTGGCCGCCGTCGACGACCGGGTCGTGCGCCCGGACGAGCTCTTCAACGGCGAAGGCGGTAAGTTCCAGCTCACCCCCGGAGTAACCATCACGGACCATGAGCCGGAGGGGAACATGACCTTGGCGCAGGTGATGGAGCGCTCGTCGAACATCGGCACCGCGAAGGTGGTCGAGCGGGTGGGCGCCGCGCGCTTCTACCGGCTGGCGCGCGCGTTCGGCTTCGGCGCCAAGACGGGCGCGCCGCTGCCCGGAGAGAGCGCCGGCGAGCTCAAGCCGCTCTCCGACCTGACCAAGGTCGGCCTGGCCGTCTCCTCCTACGGCTACGGCCTGGCGGTGAGCCCGCTGCAGATGCTGGGCGCGTACTCCGCGATCGCCAACGGCGGCACGCTGTGGGAGCCCAAGCTGATCGCCGACGGCAAGCCCCCGGTCAAGGTCCGCCGCGTCGCCTCCGAGCGCGCGGTGCGCGAGGTCTCGGCGATGCTCGAGGGCGTCGTCGAGCGCGGCACGGCGGCCAGCGCGAGGATACCCGGCTACCGCGCCGCGGGCAAGACCGGCACCGCGCGCAAGATCGACCCGCTCACGCGGAAGTACTCCTCCTCCGCGTACACGGCCTCCTTCGCGGGCTACCTGCCGGCCTCCGCGCCCCGCTGGACCATCCTCGTCGTCCTGCACGAGCCGAAAGGCGCCTACTACGGCGGACTGGTCGCCGCGCCCATCTTCGCCCGCCTGGGAAGCCGCCTGCTGACCCTCGAGGGCCTCCCGCCCGACCATCCCGCCGACCCCGCGCTCGGAACGGCGAGGCGCTGA
- the rsmH gene encoding 16S rRNA (cytosine(1402)-N(4))-methyltransferase RsmH, which yields MILEERRYTHESVLLAETLDRLVTDKGGLYLDATLGLGGHSEALLNKLSAQGKVLGLDADPEALAEAGHRLGAHSGRFHAVRSNFRSLGAVLEKEGFFPLTGALFDLGVSSLQLDKPSRGFSFLREGPLDMRLGPDASLTAEQIVNRWPAEQIAMLLTEFGEEPEADKIARAIVSRRAKKPFSTTLELADCVESVVPRTGHHPATRTFQALRIAVNQELESLTRGLEAVVPYLKNGGRLCVITFHSLEDRIVKNVFASFVAQGSCAYLGKGDAKSAIAPSEEEVARNPRSRSAKLRVIEKKR from the coding sequence ATGATCTTGGAAGAGCGCCGGTACACGCACGAGTCGGTCCTTCTGGCGGAAACGCTGGATCGCCTCGTCACGGACAAGGGGGGACTGTATCTCGACGCCACCCTCGGTCTGGGCGGCCATTCCGAGGCCCTCCTCAACAAGCTTTCAGCCCAGGGAAAGGTACTTGGTCTCGACGCGGATCCGGAGGCGCTCGCTGAAGCCGGTCACCGGCTCGGAGCCCACAGTGGAAGATTCCACGCGGTCCGCTCGAACTTCCGTTCCCTGGGCGCGGTTCTGGAGAAGGAAGGGTTCTTCCCTCTGACGGGCGCGCTGTTCGACCTCGGCGTCTCCTCGCTGCAGCTCGACAAGCCCTCCCGCGGCTTCTCGTTCCTGCGCGAGGGGCCCCTCGACATGCGCCTGGGGCCCGACGCCTCGCTCACGGCCGAGCAGATCGTCAACCGCTGGCCGGCCGAGCAGATCGCGATGCTCCTCACGGAGTTCGGCGAGGAGCCGGAGGCGGACAAGATCGCCCGCGCGATCGTCTCGCGCCGCGCGAAAAAGCCCTTCTCGACCACTTTGGAGCTGGCCGACTGCGTGGAGTCCGTCGTGCCGCGCACCGGGCATCACCCGGCGACGCGCACGTTCCAGGCCCTGCGCATCGCGGTGAACCAGGAGCTCGAGTCGCTGACGCGCGGCCTCGAGGCCGTGGTGCCGTACCTCAAGAACGGCGGAAGGCTGTGCGTGATCACCTTCCACTCGCTCGAGGACCGCATCGTCAAGAACGTTTTCGCTTCGTTCGTCGCGCAGGGGTCGTGCGCGTATCTCGGGAAGGGCGACGCCAAGTCGGCGATCGCCCCGAGCGAGGAAGAGGTCGCGCGTAATCCCCGCAGCCGCAGCGCGAAACTGCGGGTCATCGAAAAGAAGCGATAG
- the mraZ gene encoding division/cell wall cluster transcriptional repressor MraZ translates to MALLIGRYDYSLDPKNRLAVPPKYRETLAQEKGRAFYLTSGMDGCLYLFLPTQWEKMLADDLKMFSMPDKEQERAFKRKFFSEAVEVETDAQGRILVPQYLKEHAGLRFDVLVQGAGNRAEIWDAKRWAAYEKSTVAPAYRKIGKSLEI, encoded by the coding sequence ATGGCCCTGCTCATCGGCCGTTACGACTACTCGCTCGATCCGAAGAACCGCCTCGCGGTGCCTCCGAAGTACCGGGAGACTTTGGCGCAGGAGAAGGGGAGAGCGTTCTACCTGACGAGCGGGATGGACGGCTGCCTCTACCTGTTCCTGCCGACGCAGTGGGAGAAGATGCTCGCGGACGATCTGAAGATGTTCTCGATGCCGGACAAGGAGCAGGAGCGGGCGTTCAAGCGCAAGTTCTTCTCCGAGGCGGTCGAGGTCGAGACGGACGCGCAGGGACGCATACTCGTCCCGCAGTACCTGAAGGAGCACGCGGGGCTGCGCTTCGACGTGCTGGTGCAGGGAGCGGGCAACCGCGCTGAGATCTGGGACGCGAAGCGCTGGGCGGCGTACGAGAAGTCGACCGTCGCCCCGGCGTACAGGAAGATCGGGAAGAGCCTGGAGATATGA
- a CDS encoding class I SAM-dependent methyltransferase, which produces MSAALGRLAEAAASWGEPLGAAKLDAISSYLSFVRERNEDVNLTADADWDDLVLKHATDGVFAAGVLRKTLPSTPRILDLGSGAGFIGIVLKLVWPEARVTLMESVERKYRFLNAAATRTGLKELRVLNRRAGSGAALTAYELDHDAVIERALAELPEAIRLAWPMLAPKGVFAAFQSDPPDPAEPAPAKALAAAHATVLKSCPYRRPGEERDRRLVLFGRKED; this is translated from the coding sequence ATGAGCGCGGCGCTCGGACGCCTCGCCGAAGCCGCCGCGTCCTGGGGCGAGCCGCTCGGCGCCGCGAAGCTCGACGCGATATCCTCCTACCTGTCGTTCGTGCGCGAGAGGAACGAGGACGTGAACCTGACCGCCGACGCGGACTGGGACGACCTCGTCCTCAAGCACGCGACGGACGGGGTGTTCGCGGCCGGCGTCCTGCGCAAGACGCTGCCGAGCACGCCCCGCATACTCGACCTCGGCTCCGGCGCCGGCTTCATCGGGATCGTGCTCAAGCTCGTCTGGCCGGAGGCGCGGGTCACCTTGATGGAGTCCGTCGAGCGCAAGTACCGCTTCCTCAACGCCGCGGCGACGCGCACCGGGCTGAAGGAGCTGCGCGTCCTCAACCGGCGCGCCGGGTCGGGCGCCGCGCTCACCGCCTACGAGCTCGACCACGACGCGGTGATCGAGCGGGCGCTGGCCGAGCTCCCGGAGGCGATCCGCCTCGCCTGGCCCATGCTCGCCCCGAAGGGGGTCTTCGCCGCCTTCCAATCGGACCCGCCGGACCCGGCCGAGCCCGCGCCCGCCAAGGCTCTGGCCGCGGCGCACGCCACAGTGCTAAAGTCTTGCCCTTATCGCCGTCCCGGCGAAGAGCGGGACCGCCGCCTGGTCCTGTTCGGGCGCAAGGAGGATTGA